One genomic window of Providencia hangzhouensis includes the following:
- a CDS encoding MurR/RpiR family transcriptional regulator → MIDLKLREARDSLSTKEKQVAEYIIANKKNMQSMSIQSLAQENKVSTTTILRLCHKLGYQGFSDLKIDLISSINHKSYGTLLQEDIDINDSMETVNHKVGLIEKSSIEETCALVNLNAFKLANELISKSKKIVIYGAGSSGLVAKEFEYQLIKIKKDVNCHLDYSIQFSIVNTLDQNDLVIVISHSGENHECIKLLTLARELKVPTIAITKMGQSSVSSLAETVLHTISTEHVSRLIPIRSKISQLTVINMLITNLFIKQYDERIQKQISTRAERFSRLNSNN, encoded by the coding sequence ATGATAGACCTAAAACTTAGAGAGGCCAGAGACAGCCTTTCCACCAAAGAAAAACAAGTCGCTGAGTACATTATTGCTAATAAGAAAAACATGCAAAGTATGAGCATTCAATCCCTAGCCCAAGAAAATAAGGTCAGTACCACCACTATCTTGCGCCTGTGCCATAAGTTAGGCTACCAAGGCTTTAGCGATCTAAAAATTGATTTAATTTCATCGATTAATCACAAGTCTTACGGCACTCTACTACAAGAAGATATTGATATTAATGATTCAATGGAAACCGTTAATCACAAAGTAGGATTGATTGAAAAATCATCCATAGAAGAAACTTGCGCTTTGGTCAATTTAAATGCCTTTAAGCTAGCAAATGAATTAATTAGTAAGAGTAAAAAAATTGTCATTTATGGTGCAGGCAGTAGTGGATTAGTTGCAAAAGAATTTGAATATCAACTAATTAAAATAAAAAAAGATGTTAATTGTCACCTTGATTACAGCATTCAATTTAGTATCGTGAATACATTAGATCAGAACGATCTTGTCATTGTCATCTCTCATTCTGGTGAAAACCACGAATGTATCAAACTACTCACTCTTGCCAGAGAATTGAAAGTTCCGACCATTGCTATCACGAAAATGGGGCAAAGCTCGGTGTCATCGCTAGCAGAAACAGTCTTGCACACGATCTCCACGGAGCACGTTTCAAGGCTTATCCCTATTCGCTCAAAAATTTCGCAACTGACTGTAATTAATATGCTGATTACTAATCTATTTATTAAACAATATGATGAAAGAATTCAAAAACAAATTAGCACTCGTGCGGAGCGCTTTTCTCGCTTAAATAGCAATAACTAA
- a CDS encoding PTS sugar transporter subunit IIA has protein sequence MSSQIPIILASHGPFAQGLLECAEMLIGSQEDISVISIQRESNINEVKKYLFETYQNVNKGDGVLILVDLLGGSPCNLASELVITQNDVVLYCGINVPTFLEILSNRDLPLHELHQVINDVFPDSCLNVGEQLKPLAQNDSEL, from the coding sequence ATGAGCTCTCAAATACCTATCATACTGGCTAGCCATGGGCCTTTTGCACAAGGGTTATTGGAATGTGCTGAAATGCTAATCGGCTCTCAAGAAGATATCAGCGTGATTTCTATCCAAAGAGAAAGCAACATTAATGAGGTAAAAAAATATTTATTTGAAACATATCAAAATGTTAATAAAGGCGATGGCGTTTTAATTTTAGTGGATTTATTAGGCGGTTCTCCTTGCAATTTAGCCAGCGAGCTCGTTATTACCCAAAATGATGTTGTGCTGTACTGCGGAATCAATGTTCCTACTTTTCTCGAAATACTCAGCAACCGAGACCTCCCTTTACATGAACTTCATCAAGTCATTAATGATGTATTCCCTGACAGTTGCCTTAATGTCGGTGAACAACTTAAACCATTAGCACAAAATGATAGCGAACTTTAG
- a CDS encoding PTS system mannose/fructose/N-acetylgalactosamine-transporter subunit IIB, with protein MPINVARIDDRLIHGQVITTWVKNFDIEQVIIVNDKVANDTVQQSVLTMAAPPDLKVVVFGVDKFIEVLKKTEIKRRTMLLLTNSIDVNRLVESGLKLEKLNVGGMRMQEGRRNLSRAVAVTPNEEQAFRSLINNNVAVEIQMVPKDPIVELKTLLN; from the coding sequence ATGCCAATTAATGTTGCTCGAATTGATGACAGACTTATCCATGGCCAAGTTATAACCACTTGGGTTAAAAATTTTGATATTGAACAGGTGATTATCGTCAATGACAAAGTTGCCAATGACACCGTTCAACAATCAGTTCTTACTATGGCTGCTCCACCAGATCTAAAAGTAGTCGTTTTTGGCGTCGATAAATTCATTGAAGTCTTAAAAAAAACGGAAATTAAACGCCGCACTATGCTGCTGCTTACTAACAGTATTGATGTGAACAGGCTTGTCGAAAGTGGCTTAAAACTGGAAAAACTGAATGTCGGCGGGATGCGTATGCAAGAAGGCCGTCGTAATTTATCCCGTGCGGTTGCTGTAACACCGAATGAAGAACAAGCCTTTAGGTCACTTATCAACAATAACGTTGCCGTTGAAATTCAAATGGTTCCTAAAGATCCCATTGTTGAATTGAAAACATTACTCAATTAA
- a CDS encoding PTS mannose/fructose/sorbose/N-acetylgalactosamine transporter subunit IIC: MLVEAILIAIWAGICSLDDVGPQMLRRPLLTGTVAGIIMGDMVQGLAISATLELMWMGIGNVGAYSAPDIIAGSIIGVALGIASNGGIAAGIALAVPVSILCQQLLIIWRSFASFLNVWASKSILDGNYSGLTKVHYFSTPLWFFIRAIPCFIAVYFGSDLVNSILNAVPESILTGMGVASKLIPAVGICILLLMLLKGRMWFFFLLGFMLTTYLKLPIIPITFIALAFAVLYDMAFASSLRQTPEEKTAPTSHKNEEEEYDL; encoded by the coding sequence ATGTTAGTAGAGGCCATTTTAATTGCAATTTGGGCAGGCATTTGCTCATTGGATGATGTCGGTCCGCAAATGCTAAGACGCCCACTGCTCACCGGTACTGTGGCCGGTATTATCATGGGCGATATGGTTCAAGGGTTAGCCATTAGCGCCACATTAGAATTGATGTGGATGGGAATTGGTAACGTCGGCGCTTATTCTGCACCCGATATTATCGCTGGTTCAATTATTGGAGTTGCACTCGGTATTGCTTCCAATGGCGGAATTGCAGCGGGTATCGCCCTTGCCGTGCCAGTCTCTATTCTATGTCAACAATTACTGATTATCTGGCGTTCTTTTGCCAGTTTCTTAAATGTCTGGGCCAGTAAATCCATTCTTGATGGAAACTACAGTGGCCTAACAAAAGTCCATTATTTTTCGACGCCACTGTGGTTTTTTATTCGCGCCATTCCCTGCTTTATTGCCGTTTATTTTGGTAGTGACTTAGTCAATAGCATATTAAATGCCGTACCTGAAAGTATTCTTACCGGTATGGGGGTCGCATCTAAACTGATCCCTGCTGTCGGTATCTGTATTCTGCTACTCATGTTGCTTAAAGGCAGAATGTGGTTTTTCTTTCTGCTCGGTTTTATGCTCACAACCTATTTAAAACTGCCAATTATCCCAATTACTTTTATCGCTCTGGCATTTGCAGTGCTTTATGACATGGCATTTGCCAGCAGTTTGCGCCAAACACCAGAAGAAAAAACAGCACCAACCTCCCATAAAAATGAAGAAGAGGAGTATGACCTATGA
- a CDS encoding PTS system mannose/fructose/sorbose family transporter subunit IID — protein MSEVTTSENKKLTKKELNGMFWRIQTMSFSYNYEKLQTIGFAHCMVPVLDKLYEKADQETRIKAMQRHFEFFNTQINAGALILGVTAALEEKTTEEEKEAVVSVKAGLMGPFAGLGDSLLKFTWLPICGSIGAAFALQGNIIGPILMFILFNIVNIGTKYFFIHYGYNKGVDLIEQSKKSNIIQRITNIANVVGVMVLGSLIATTVKLSTPLTIAVGEQSIKVQEMFDKVIPNLLTLLFALGIFFLVRKFQGKHTVALIVAIMVLGVICSVFGILG, from the coding sequence ATGAGTGAAGTAACCACCTCTGAAAATAAAAAACTCACGAAAAAAGAGCTTAATGGTATGTTTTGGCGAATTCAAACCATGTCATTCTCATACAACTACGAAAAACTGCAAACTATTGGTTTTGCGCATTGTATGGTGCCCGTTCTCGATAAACTGTATGAAAAAGCGGATCAAGAAACACGTATTAAAGCCATGCAACGCCATTTCGAGTTTTTTAACACGCAAATTAACGCTGGCGCATTAATTCTCGGTGTCACCGCTGCATTAGAAGAAAAAACAACAGAAGAAGAAAAAGAAGCTGTCGTTTCTGTAAAAGCCGGTTTAATGGGGCCATTTGCAGGCCTAGGTGATAGCTTATTAAAATTTACGTGGTTACCTATTTGCGGCAGCATCGGAGCCGCATTTGCACTGCAAGGTAATATTATTGGCCCTATCTTAATGTTTATTCTGTTTAATATCGTCAATATCGGCACCAAATATTTCTTTATTCATTATGGCTATAACAAAGGCGTTGATTTAATCGAGCAATCGAAAAAATCAAATATTATTCAGCGAATTACTAATATAGCGAACGTTGTCGGGGTCATGGTCCTAGGTTCCTTGATAGCGACGACCGTCAAGCTTTCCACTCCGCTAACCATTGCCGTCGGTGAGCAATCTATCAAAGTACAAGAGATGTTTGACAAGGTAATACCTAACTTACTCACTCTTCTCTTTGCCCTCGGTATTTTCTTCCTTGTTCGTAAATTTCAAGGGAAACATACCGTTGCACTCATTGTCGCCATTATGGTTTTAGGTGTTATTTGTTCTGTGTTCGGAATTTTAGGATGA
- a CDS encoding tyrosine-protein phosphatase — protein MEIEVNRVSESTLEIKFSEIPSSPLALYWTDRPDTQVYPENFITDKLENTITVQDPLNAKQRIYFILQNANGRRLFAERTLPIEGLNNFRDFGGYTTTDGKQVKWGMLYRSNHLFNLNQQAVNYISHLGINSIIDYRTQNEINKSPNCHVGEKKTYHLDATAQTAELAAQFAASPDNEDKALIESVIQHIPKEMINGDGLQILEQYRQFVVSDKSKAAFKQMIEVLLNKQNAPSIQHCRGGKDRTGYGALLVLSMLGVPKETIVQDYMITHFNRLERNEIKMAGYRKITQDQNVLDYLLSLIDTQESFILEVFNTMEEISGSVEMYIKDELKFTDNDIKQLREIYLV, from the coding sequence ATGGAAATCGAAGTCAACAGAGTGAGTGAATCAACACTCGAAATAAAGTTTAGTGAAATTCCATCCTCTCCTCTAGCATTATATTGGACGGATAGACCTGATACTCAAGTTTATCCTGAGAATTTCATTACAGATAAATTAGAGAATACCATTACAGTTCAAGACCCATTAAATGCTAAACAACGTATCTATTTTATTTTACAAAATGCCAACGGACGTAGATTATTCGCTGAAAGAACATTGCCTATTGAGGGATTAAATAACTTCCGTGATTTTGGGGGTTATACCACAACAGACGGAAAACAGGTGAAATGGGGAATGTTATACCGTTCCAACCATTTGTTTAATTTGAATCAACAAGCGGTCAACTATATTTCCCACCTAGGGATTAACAGCATTATCGATTATCGTACTCAAAATGAAATTAATAAATCGCCTAATTGCCATGTTGGTGAAAAGAAAACCTATCACCTTGATGCAACGGCTCAAACTGCTGAATTAGCAGCACAATTTGCCGCATCACCAGATAATGAAGACAAAGCACTAATCGAAAGTGTTATCCAACACATTCCGAAAGAAATGATTAACGGCGATGGGTTACAAATATTGGAACAATATCGCCAATTTGTGGTGAGTGATAAGTCAAAAGCTGCCTTTAAGCAAATGATAGAGGTTTTATTAAATAAACAAAATGCCCCAAGTATTCAGCATTGCCGTGGAGGAAAAGACCGAACTGGTTATGGTGCATTGCTGGTACTTTCCATGTTAGGAGTGCCAAAAGAAACCATTGTACAGGATTATATGATCACCCATTTTAACCGGCTTGAACGTAACGAAATTAAAATGGCGGGATATCGAAAAATAACCCAAGACCAAAATGTACTGGATTATTTACTCTCACTAATTGATACTCAAGAATCATTTATTTTAGAAGTCTTTAATACAATGGAGGAAATATCTGGCTCTGTTGAAATGTATATTAAAGATGAACTTAAATTCACAGATAATGATATTAAGCAACTTAGAGAGATATACTTAGTTTAA
- the araD gene encoding L-ribulose-5-phosphate 4-epimerase has protein sequence MLEQLKQQVFEANLALPKHNLVTFTWGNVSGIDREAGLMVIKPSGVDYETMKAEDMVVVSLESGEVVEGKYRPSSDTDTHLALYQAFPETGGIVHTHSRHATIWAQAGQPLSALGTTHADYFYGEIPCTRKMTASEIEGDYERETGHVIIETFKEKGLSAKDIPAVLVNSHGPFAWGTSPDNAVHNAVVLEEIAYMNLFTRQLSSQIGSMQQVLLDKHYLRKHGKNAYYGQK, from the coding sequence ATGTTAGAACAATTGAAACAACAGGTTTTTGAAGCGAACCTTGCCTTACCCAAACATAACCTAGTGACATTTACTTGGGGAAATGTGAGTGGTATTGACCGCGAAGCTGGGCTAATGGTGATAAAACCTTCTGGCGTTGACTATGAAACCATGAAAGCAGAAGACATGGTGGTGGTATCGTTAGAAAGTGGAGAAGTAGTCGAAGGGAAATATCGACCGTCTTCAGATACCGACACGCATTTGGCTCTGTACCAAGCATTCCCTGAAACTGGCGGTATTGTTCATACTCACTCCCGTCACGCCACGATATGGGCTCAAGCAGGGCAGCCATTGAGCGCCTTAGGGACAACCCATGCCGATTACTTCTACGGTGAAATTCCTTGTACCCGTAAAATGACAGCAAGTGAAATTGAAGGGGACTATGAAAGAGAAACGGGTCATGTGATTATTGAAACCTTCAAGGAAAAAGGCCTGTCAGCAAAAGATATTCCAGCCGTATTAGTGAATAGCCATGGGCCATTTGCTTGGGGAACAAGCCCCGATAATGCAGTGCATAACGCCGTAGTGTTAGAAGAAATTGCCTATATGAATTTATTTACCCGTCAATTAAGTTCACAAATAGGTTCCATGCAACAAGTATTATTAGATAAACACTATTTACGTAAGCACGGTAAAAATGCATATTACGGGCAAAAATAA
- a CDS encoding DeoR/GlpR family DNA-binding transcription regulator → MLQAERHKLICSHVSQHGSALVRDLAQLCLVSQETIRRDLTTLERENKIIRSFGGAVAIDQEEMSMVNVMPSSVKLSQMVDGAESFRKRTEEHPDAKMKISKAALKLIQPGDCIMLDNSSTCWFLARQIPDIDITVVTNSVKIIQALACRDRVRVIGIGGEYSERHDDFHGPIAESIIRSFQIKTLFLSCQGFNIENGIRDGSEINSKLKNIMLQVSENKVLLADNSKLGKYAFSQVCTFDDIDVLITNKLNDNSFQEKFSNLRIIECDK, encoded by the coding sequence ATGTTACAAGCCGAACGCCATAAATTAATTTGTTCTCATGTTTCGCAGCATGGCTCGGCGCTAGTGCGTGATTTAGCTCAATTATGTCTCGTTTCTCAAGAAACTATCCGTCGTGATTTAACTACCCTTGAGCGGGAAAATAAGATCATCCGTAGCTTTGGGGGCGCGGTAGCCATCGACCAAGAAGAAATGTCGATGGTGAATGTTATGCCTTCTTCGGTCAAACTCAGTCAAATGGTTGATGGCGCAGAGTCTTTTCGCAAAAGAACCGAAGAGCACCCTGATGCCAAGATGAAGATTTCAAAGGCCGCACTAAAATTAATTCAGCCTGGTGACTGTATTATGTTAGATAACAGTAGTACTTGCTGGTTTCTAGCACGGCAAATACCTGATATCGACATTACGGTAGTGACAAACTCGGTCAAGATTATCCAAGCCTTGGCCTGCCGTGACCGAGTGCGCGTTATTGGTATTGGTGGGGAATATTCAGAACGCCATGATGATTTTCATGGCCCAATTGCAGAAAGTATTATCCGTAGCTTTCAGATAAAAACCTTATTTCTTTCATGCCAAGGGTTCAATATCGAAAATGGTATTCGCGATGGCAGTGAAATAAACTCAAAATTAAAAAATATTATGTTACAGGTTTCCGAAAATAAAGTTTTGCTCGCGGATAATAGTAAATTAGGAAAATATGCATTTAGCCAGGTTTGTACATTTGATGATATTGACGTATTAATTACAAACAAACTAAATGATAATAGTTTTCAAGAAAAGTTCTCTAACCTTAGAATTATCGAGTGCGATAAATAA
- a CDS encoding substrate-binding domain-containing protein: protein MKKLVLPCLMSVALFSNVAMAESQKAQKPFTMGVVVKVGGIPWFNVMEQGITEEGKKLGVNAFQVGPTTADPAEQVRAIEDLIAKKVDVIGVVPNDAKVLEPVLKRAQDAGIKVITHESPNQKNADWDFELLDTQSMGANHMRDMAACMGEEGKYAMFVGSLTVPLVNEWADAAIAYQKANYPKMQMVDDRFGVAESVDDSMRTANDLLSKHKDLKGIMSFGSQGPIGAGRAIDKRRKNDETCVFGTFTPGQGIKLLEKGAIDGGYISNPKVAGQVFVQVATAMMNGEEIKDGVSIGDMGEIKVSGNTILSDNPVNLNIENTKKLVEVGL from the coding sequence ATGAAGAAGCTAGTTTTACCTTGTCTAATGAGCGTTGCACTATTTTCAAATGTCGCGATGGCTGAATCACAAAAAGCACAAAAGCCCTTTACCATGGGTGTCGTCGTTAAAGTCGGTGGTATTCCTTGGTTTAATGTGATGGAACAAGGTATTACTGAAGAAGGCAAAAAACTCGGTGTAAATGCCTTCCAAGTCGGTCCAACAACGGCTGACCCAGCGGAACAAGTTCGTGCTATCGAAGATTTAATCGCGAAGAAAGTGGATGTCATTGGCGTTGTCCCTAACGACGCTAAAGTTCTTGAGCCTGTATTAAAACGTGCCCAAGACGCTGGAATTAAAGTCATTACCCACGAATCACCAAACCAAAAAAATGCAGATTGGGACTTTGAATTACTTGATACCCAAAGCATGGGTGCTAACCATATGAGAGACATGGCGGCCTGTATGGGTGAAGAAGGCAAATACGCCATGTTTGTGGGAAGCCTGACAGTACCATTAGTGAACGAATGGGCCGACGCTGCAATTGCTTACCAGAAAGCGAACTACCCGAAAATGCAAATGGTCGATGACCGCTTTGGTGTTGCCGAATCCGTTGATGACTCAATGCGTACAGCTAATGATTTGTTATCTAAGCACAAAGACTTAAAAGGTATCATGTCATTTGGTTCACAAGGCCCTATCGGTGCAGGCCGAGCCATTGATAAACGCCGTAAAAATGATGAAACCTGTGTATTCGGGACATTCACACCTGGCCAAGGCATCAAATTACTGGAAAAAGGCGCAATTGATGGCGGCTATATTTCTAATCCAAAAGTCGCAGGACAAGTATTTGTACAGGTTGCGACTGCCATGATGAATGGTGAAGAAATTAAAGATGGCGTGTCTATTGGTGATATGGGTGAAATCAAAGTCAGTGGCAACACGATTTTGAGTGACAACCCCGTTAATTTGAATATTGAAAATACGAAAAAATTGGTCGAAGTCGGTCTGTAA
- a CDS encoding sugar ABC transporter ATP-binding protein has protein sequence MTSTSKADKSDPLITLRDLSKSFGGHRALRNIDLTLNKGEVHCLAGTNGCGKSTLIKTISGVYAPDDGSKIEIDGKSYHRLTPDKARELGVQVIYQDLSLFPNLTVAENIAFELNLKGYFGWFRKKQLREKALEILNELAFTIDPDTPVQFLPIAQRQQVAICRALVADARLVIMDEPTASLTRTEVNQLLSTVNYLKDKGITVVFVSHRLEEVKEISDRITVIRDGQKIGTWPAEGLTTRKITELMTGLDIVHERKPPNNAEDRRTVLELKNLSRAGQYRDINLNLKRGEVLGLCGLLGSGRTELALSLFGITHPDSGELFIEDKPVKLKNNTDAIKRGIGYVSEDRLTLGAILQQSIADNMVISILDRLKTPWHLIDEKQCQEIVQEWIADLDIKVTDPNNALSTLSGGNQQKVVLAKWILTRPKVLILDSPTVGVDIGAKDSIYKLIHRLSGVGISILLITDEASEAYYNCDRILHMKQGAIVKEIVTDSINEQQLEEIING, from the coding sequence ATGACAAGCACCTCAAAAGCTGACAAATCCGATCCACTCATTACCTTGCGCGACCTTTCCAAAAGCTTCGGTGGTCACCGTGCATTACGCAATATCGATTTGACGCTCAACAAAGGTGAAGTGCACTGTTTAGCGGGCACCAATGGGTGTGGGAAAAGCACATTAATTAAAACCATCAGTGGTGTCTATGCCCCTGATGACGGTAGCAAAATTGAAATTGATGGAAAAAGTTATCACCGGTTGACGCCAGATAAAGCGCGTGAATTAGGCGTACAAGTTATCTACCAAGATTTGTCGTTATTTCCAAATTTAACCGTTGCCGAAAATATCGCCTTTGAGCTAAACCTCAAAGGCTATTTTGGCTGGTTTCGCAAAAAACAACTGCGCGAAAAAGCGCTAGAAATCCTCAATGAACTGGCTTTCACCATTGACCCCGACACGCCTGTGCAATTTTTACCCATTGCTCAACGCCAACAAGTTGCTATCTGCCGCGCCCTAGTCGCCGACGCACGCCTGGTCATTATGGATGAACCAACAGCTTCATTGACCCGAACAGAAGTCAACCAACTACTATCAACAGTTAATTACCTAAAAGATAAGGGTATTACTGTTGTTTTCGTAAGTCACCGACTAGAAGAAGTGAAAGAGATTTCTGACCGCATCACGGTGATCCGCGATGGACAAAAAATTGGGACTTGGCCTGCTGAAGGCTTAACTACCCGCAAAATTACTGAGTTAATGACTGGCTTAGACATTGTCCATGAACGCAAGCCACCAAATAACGCGGAAGACCGACGCACAGTACTTGAGCTAAAAAACCTCAGTCGAGCTGGGCAATATCGTGATATCAACTTAAATTTAAAACGCGGTGAAGTGTTAGGTTTATGTGGTTTGTTAGGTTCAGGCCGTACCGAATTAGCATTATCGTTATTTGGTATTACCCATCCAGATAGCGGCGAATTATTTATCGAAGACAAGCCTGTTAAGTTAAAAAACAACACCGACGCCATTAAGCGTGGCATTGGTTATGTCTCTGAAGACCGCCTGACTTTAGGTGCCATTTTACAACAATCCATCGCAGACAATATGGTGATTTCGATTCTTGATCGACTCAAAACACCTTGGCATTTAATCGATGAAAAACAGTGCCAAGAAATCGTACAAGAGTGGATAGCCGACTTAGATATTAAAGTCACCGACCCAAATAACGCCCTTTCAACACTTTCAGGCGGTAACCAGCAAAAAGTGGTACTTGCCAAATGGATTTTAACTCGCCCTAAAGTACTGATTTTAGATTCGCCAACCGTTGGTGTTGATATCGGTGCAAAAGACAGTATTTACAAGCTGATTCACCGTTTATCAGGTGTTGGTATCTCCATTTTATTAATTACCGATGAAGCCTCCGAAGCTTATTACAATTGCGACAGAATTTTACATATGAAACAAGGCGCTATCGTCAAAGAAATTGTGACAGATTCCATCAATGAGCAACAATTGGAGGAAATCATCAATGGCTAA
- a CDS encoding ABC transporter permease — MANWQKLRPQSVEGWLTWVILIMVVFFTLMSPQFLTIQNLLDLSESYAVTGIFALGLFVVLVTGGIDISFAAVASVVQYVIATWLLQGFIASPAVSITLAIIIGIAFGLINAILIYSLNVVSIIITISMQSLLFGMLMWLTNGHSIYDLPDWWVDPVTILPFEVDGEYYQVGLPLIVMLGIAFLTWILMNKTHIGRQLYAVGGSQESASRIGIRVSVIYLFAYGYLGAMAAIGGMLQTYRMSEVVPSALVGGELDVLAAAVLGGASLSGGRGSVIGTLMGVFLIGILKNGLNLIGVSNYFVNIVIGLVILIAICITHYKKRKETDVGFV, encoded by the coding sequence ATGGCTAATTGGCAAAAATTACGACCACAATCTGTCGAAGGCTGGCTGACTTGGGTCATTCTTATCATGGTGGTGTTCTTCACATTGATGAGCCCACAATTTCTGACTATCCAAAATTTACTCGACCTCAGTGAAAGCTATGCGGTGACGGGTATTTTCGCCTTGGGCTTATTTGTGGTTCTTGTCACTGGGGGCATTGATATTTCGTTTGCCGCTGTGGCTTCCGTAGTGCAATACGTGATTGCGACTTGGTTATTGCAAGGTTTTATTGCAAGCCCTGCCGTTAGTATCACATTGGCGATTATCATCGGTATCGCTTTTGGCTTAATCAATGCCATTTTGATTTACTCGCTGAATGTTGTGTCAATTATCATCACCATCAGTATGCAATCACTGTTGTTTGGAATGCTGATGTGGTTAACCAACGGTCACAGTATTTATGACTTGCCAGATTGGTGGGTTGACCCTGTGACTATCCTGCCTTTTGAAGTGGATGGCGAATATTACCAAGTTGGCTTGCCGTTAATTGTAATGCTAGGCATTGCCTTCTTAACGTGGATTTTAATGAATAAAACCCACATCGGCCGTCAGTTATACGCTGTTGGCGGCAGCCAAGAATCTGCATCTCGTATTGGTATTCGTGTTTCCGTGATTTATCTGTTTGCTTACGGCTACCTTGGCGCGATGGCAGCGATTGGCGGCATGTTGCAAACCTACCGAATGAGTGAAGTGGTACCGAGTGCCCTTGTGGGAGGGGAGCTGGATGTGCTTGCCGCTGCTGTATTGGGTGGAGCCAGTTTATCCGGTGGCAGAGGCTCGGTGATAGGTACATTAATGGGGGTTTTCCTGATTGGTATCTTGAAAAACGGCCTTAACCTGATTGGTGTTTCAAACTACTTCGTCAATATCGTCATCGGGCTGGTTATTCTCATCGCGATTTGTATTACCCACTATAAAAAACGTAAAGAGACGGACGTAGGTTTTGTTTAA
- a CDS encoding ABC transporter permease: MKKNAFFKIDGSVIGLLSIFVLAIAAFSIAMPGHFFTQNTFLSITFQLPELGLLTFAMFVPMLSGGLNLAIISTANLTGLFMAWVFINYLPVDAGTGTQLMWLVFALIGATVIAVIIGSLTGLMISHIGAHPILVTLGTMTIISGIGVYLTKGAALSGMPPIVRAIGSDTVLGVPIAMIIFIVTAILLALFLGCTRLGKNIYMSGSNINATWFSGIRTDRVMIAIYTISSLLCVLAGLIMMARFNSARMGYGDSYLLLTILAIVLGGTNPFGGVGKVSRVFCALLVLQVIATGLSLLGVSLHFNLAVWGITLILALAFKFFKEKWSAKRAMNRNQRLNKASTQS, from the coding sequence ATGAAAAAAAATGCTTTTTTTAAAATTGATGGCTCTGTTATCGGACTGCTTTCAATCTTTGTTCTGGCTATCGCCGCGTTTAGTATTGCCATGCCAGGGCACTTTTTTACTCAAAATACCTTTTTGAGTATCACTTTTCAGTTACCTGAATTGGGCTTACTCACCTTTGCCATGTTTGTACCTATGTTAAGTGGCGGCTTAAACCTCGCCATTATTAGTACTGCTAACTTAACTGGCCTGTTTATGGCTTGGGTGTTTATCAATTACCTGCCAGTGGATGCAGGGACGGGTACACAGCTGATGTGGCTGGTCTTCGCATTGATCGGCGCAACTGTAATTGCGGTCATTATCGGTAGCTTAACAGGGCTGATGATTTCCCATATCGGGGCACACCCTATTCTAGTCACTCTCGGTACTATGACGATTATTAGCGGTATTGGCGTTTACCTCACCAAAGGAGCAGCGCTGAGTGGCATGCCGCCCATTGTTCGTGCCATTGGTTCCGATACGGTGCTTGGGGTACCAATTGCGATGATTATTTTCATTGTTACCGCAATTCTCTTAGCGCTGTTTCTAGGCTGTACGCGTTTAGGTAAAAATATCTATATGAGTGGCAGTAACATCAATGCAACGTGGTTCAGCGGTATTCGTACCGACCGTGTCATGATTGCGATATACACCATTTCTAGCCTGTTATGTGTATTAGCTGGACTCATCATGATGGCTCGCTTTAACTCTGCACGTATGGGCTACGGGGACTCCTATTTACTGCTCACCATTCTTGCCATCGTATTAGGTGGAACTAACCCATTTGGGGGAGTTGGTAAGGTTAGCCGAGTGTTCTGTGCCTTATTGGTTTTACAGGTCATTGCGACAGGTTTAAGCCTGCTTGGTGTAAGCCTGCACTTTAACCTCGCAGTTTGGGGGATCACGCTCATCTTGGCACTAGCATTCAAGTTCTTCAAAGAAAAATGGAGTGCTAAACGTGCGATGAACCGCAACCAACGCCTTAATAAAGCATCGACACAAAGTTAA